The following coding sequences lie in one Micropterus dolomieu isolate WLL.071019.BEF.003 ecotype Adirondacks linkage group LG15, ASM2129224v1, whole genome shotgun sequence genomic window:
- the pik3ap1 gene encoding phosphoinositide 3-kinase adapter protein 1 isoform X2, whose amino-acid sequence MEEHMSSIESANLESLSENELLILHTADAQEWAMYLEHILKASPTFRQWSIVLYAVSPADQLHGYNFDCYQNCQCIVLLLSGSLLDMLYEPEPQRELQRLLYPPHRVVALLCGVTEDDMLMEIFEDWQSWRKIYADDEPAVYVSTILESIDDSRRVWVEHESEAATEAEVEAEVEAKAEAEAVAEAEAVAAAELHITAAYSTENPTTDETEEVVSEEQKETVLKDKEPVSTGISSSEEISTPTHLTCLTVQPNRVLCGELETLFIIFKHKIDDQSVPEVEFLSENGSAKRIPGTVENEYTISVTAPDMPAGVVSLTMYTDQSCVSLKPVTYYTNMGEVSRFVENATDPVNFICQAFNLTSNATESLDNMLTDSLKSRMPETGLQLFGIRQIEEDNMAAYQRNEELPTLLHFAAKYGLRKLTTILLQCPGALQAYSVMNKYGDYPNTLAEKSGFSDLRQFMDEFVETADMLKSHFEDSINTEESADVYELMSTSSQDIMMKYSGCPEDIYESMLGIDPDCAEDLYEVMSAVDENPEEAMLRKFFQAKPNASVNHDKNQHLKTTEDNHNDLDQIEEEEDPYNLCPEDIYDIVDENSTYNPAILNRPPAPIPRPESEPEPEKPMTYISRVFSDKDTSQTRTVEMGYPPGQPAAEPFSPVYDPYAGMKTPGQRQLISLQERVKVGEITVDEAVQEFKSWQLDHERRANSIRYQQENLKKLRDSITRRHKDRQKTGKELDYEISAPLQRNLYWGSSVTLECSVYESTPRVVAPPPAPAAHAIQRGTWKTGSTSSTSSTESNRLSTHSTFSYSSGTEPDFEDTIENVPPPPRPPRPSDAASLTAPPRIPPRIPERVPEKMHERYISCPTRAPPQRPTHRHTNSAPPIPRRLR is encoded by the exons ATGGAAGAACACATGTCAAGTATTGAATCAG caaaCCTAGAATCGCTCTCAGAAAATGAGCTGTTAATTCTGCACACAGCTGATGCACAGGAATGGGCGATGTATTTAGAGCACATCTTGAAAGCCTCTCCTACATTCCGCCAATGGTCTATTGTGCTGTATGCCGTCAGCCCAGCGGATCAGCTCCATGGATATAACTTTGACTGTTACCAAAACTGCCAGTGCATAGTGCTTCTCCTCTCGGGATCATTGCTGGACATGCTCTATGAGCCTGAACCGCAGAGAGAACTTCAGAGACTTCTTTACCCTCCGCACAGAGTGGTGGCGCTGCTGTGCGGCGTGACAGAGGATGACATGCTGATGGAGATCTTTGAAGATTGGCAGAGCTGGAGAAAAATCTATGCTGACGATGAACCTGCTGTCTACGTTTCCACCATTTTGGAGTCCATTGATGACA GCAGGCGAGTGTGGGTTGAACATGAGAGCGAGGCTGCAACTGAAGCTGAAGTTGAAGCTGAAGTTGAAGCTAaagctgaagctgaagctgtagctgaagctgaagctgtAGCTGCAGCGGAGTTGCACATCACAGCAGCCTATTCAACCGAAAATCCCACCACTGATGAAACAGAGGAAGTGGTGTCAGAAGAGCAAAAAGAAACTGTCCTGAAGGATAAAGAACCAGTGAGTACGGGGATTTCATCAAGCGAGGAAATCAGTACACCCACGCATCTCACCTGTCTCACAGTTCAGCCAAACAGAGTACTCTGCGGG GAATTGGAGACactttttatcattttcaagCACAAAATAGATGATCAGTCGGTACCAGAGGTGGAGTTTTTGTCTGAAAATGGTTCTGCAAAAAGGATCCCCGGCACTGTGGAGAATGAATATACTATAAGTGTTACTGCACCGG ATATGCCCGCTGGAGTGGTATCGCTCACCATGTACACTGACCAATCCTGTGTCAGCTTAAAGCCTGTTACATATTATACCAATATGGGAGAAGTCAGTCGGTTTGTTGAAAATGCTACTGATCCTGTTAACTTCATCTGCCAG GCCTTCAACTTGACATCCAATGCAACAGAATCACTGGACAACATGCTAACTGACTCGTTAAAATCCAGGATGCCCGAAACTGGTCTTCAGCTGTTTGGAATCAGACAGATTGAAGAAGACAATATGGCAGCAT ATCAGCGTAATGAGGAGCTTCCCACGCTGCTTCATTTTGCTGCTAAGTACGGCCTGAGGAAGCTGACCACCATTCTCCTTCAGTGTCCTGGGGCTCTGCAGGCTTACAGCGTGATGAACAAGTATGGAGACTATCCAAACACGTTGGCAGAGAAGAGCGGCTTCTCAGATCTCAGACAGTTCATGGATGAATTTGTC GAGACAGCAGACATGCTCAAGTCTCACTTTGAGGACTCCATCAACACAGAGGAGAGTGCAGATGTGTATGAGTTGATGTCAACTTCGTCTCAAGACATCATGATGAAGTACTCAGGTTGCCCAGAGGACATATATGAGTCAATGCTGGGGATTGACCCTGACTGTGCAGAGGACCTAT atgaGGTAATGAGTGCGGTAGACGAGAACCCTGAGGAAGCTATGCTTAGGAAGTTCTTCCAAg CAAAACCTAATGCCAGTGTAAACCATGACAAGAACCAGCATCTGAAAACAACTGAAGACAACCATAATGACTTAGATCAAattgaagaagaggaggatccATACAACCTCTGCCCAGAGGATATCTATGATATTGTGGATGAAAATAGTACCTATAACCCAGCAATTCTGAACCGTCCACCAGCCCCCATCCCAAGACCGGAATCTGAGCCTGAGCCTGAAAAGCCTATGACCTACATCTCTAGAG TGTTTTCAGATAAAGATACGTCCCAGACTAGAACGGTGGAAATGGGATATCCTCCAG GTCAGCCTGCGGCGGAGCCCTTCTCTCCTGTTTATGATCCTTATGCTGGGATGAAGACACCTGGACAGAGACAGCTCATATCTCTGCAGGAGAGGGTGAAAGTCGGAGAAATTACTGTGGATGAGGCCGTCCAAGAGTTCAAATCCTGGCAGCTTGACCATGAGCGGAGGGCCAACTCCATACGCTATCAGCAG GAAAATCTGAAGAAATTACGAGACAGCATCACCAGACgtcacaaagacagacagaagacagGAAAGGAGCTTG ATTATGAGATAAGTGCTCCGCTGCAGAGGAATTTATACTGGGGCTCTAGTGTGACATTAGAGTGTTCTGTGTACGAATCGACACCCAGAGTGGTGGCTCCCCCTCCAGCTCCAGCGGCTCATGCTATCCAGAGAGGAACCTGGAAGACTGGTAGCACGTCCAGCACATCTA GTACTGAGAGCAACAGACTCAGCACTCACAGCACCTTTAGCTACAGCAGCGGAACAGAGCCTGACTTTGAG GACACAATAGAAAATGTCCCTCCTCCACCACGACCTCCGAGGCCATCTGATGCTGCATCCCTCACTGCTCCACCGAGGATTCCTCCACGGATCCCAGAAAG GGTGCCAGAGAAGATGCATGAGCGCTACATATCCTGCCCGACGCGAGCACCTCCTCAAAGAcccactcacagacacacaaactcagCACCTCCCATACCTCGCCGCCTGCGGTGA
- the pik3ap1 gene encoding phosphoinositide 3-kinase adapter protein 1 isoform X1, giving the protein MEEHMSSIESANLESLSENELLILHTADAQEWAMYLEHILKASPTFRQWSIVLYAVSPADQLHGYNFDCYQNCQCIVLLLSGSLLDMLYEPEPQRELQRLLYPPHRVVALLCGVTEDDMLMEIFEDWQSWRKIYADDEPAVYVSTILESIDDSRRVWVEHESEAATEAEVEAEVEAKAEAEAVAEAEAVAAAELHITAAYSTENPTTDETEEVVSEEQKETVLKDKEPVSTGISSSEEISTPTHLTCLTVQPNRVLCGELETLFIIFKHKIDDQSVPEVEFLSENGSAKRIPGTVENEYTISVTAPDMPAGVVSLTMYTDQSCVSLKPVTYYTNMGEVSRFVENATDPVNFICQAFNLTSNATESLDNMLTDSLKSRMPETGLQLFGIRQIEEDNMAAYQRNEELPTLLHFAAKYGLRKLTTILLQCPGALQAYSVMNKYGDYPNTLAEKSGFSDLRQFMDEFVETADMLKSHFEDSINTEESADVYELMSTSSQDIMMKYSGCPEDIYESMLGIDPDCAEDLYEVMSAVDENPEEAMLRKFFQAKPNASVNHDKNQHLKTTEDNHNDLDQIEEEEDPYNLCPEDIYDIVDENSTYNPAILNRPPAPIPRPESEPEPEKPMTYISRVFSDKDTSQTRTVEMGYPPGQPAAEPFSPVYDPYAGMKTPGQRQLISLQERVKVGEITVDEAVQEFKSWQLDHERRANSIRYQQENLKKLRDSITRRHKDRQKTGKELDYEISAPLQRNLYWGSSVTLECSVYESTPRVVAPPPAPAAHAIQRGTWKTGSTSSTSSTESNRLSTHSTFSYSSGTEPDFEDTIENVPPPPRPPRPSDAASLTAPPRIPPRIPESRVPEKMHERYISCPTRAPPQRPTHRHTNSAPPIPRRLR; this is encoded by the exons ATGGAAGAACACATGTCAAGTATTGAATCAG caaaCCTAGAATCGCTCTCAGAAAATGAGCTGTTAATTCTGCACACAGCTGATGCACAGGAATGGGCGATGTATTTAGAGCACATCTTGAAAGCCTCTCCTACATTCCGCCAATGGTCTATTGTGCTGTATGCCGTCAGCCCAGCGGATCAGCTCCATGGATATAACTTTGACTGTTACCAAAACTGCCAGTGCATAGTGCTTCTCCTCTCGGGATCATTGCTGGACATGCTCTATGAGCCTGAACCGCAGAGAGAACTTCAGAGACTTCTTTACCCTCCGCACAGAGTGGTGGCGCTGCTGTGCGGCGTGACAGAGGATGACATGCTGATGGAGATCTTTGAAGATTGGCAGAGCTGGAGAAAAATCTATGCTGACGATGAACCTGCTGTCTACGTTTCCACCATTTTGGAGTCCATTGATGACA GCAGGCGAGTGTGGGTTGAACATGAGAGCGAGGCTGCAACTGAAGCTGAAGTTGAAGCTGAAGTTGAAGCTAaagctgaagctgaagctgtagctgaagctgaagctgtAGCTGCAGCGGAGTTGCACATCACAGCAGCCTATTCAACCGAAAATCCCACCACTGATGAAACAGAGGAAGTGGTGTCAGAAGAGCAAAAAGAAACTGTCCTGAAGGATAAAGAACCAGTGAGTACGGGGATTTCATCAAGCGAGGAAATCAGTACACCCACGCATCTCACCTGTCTCACAGTTCAGCCAAACAGAGTACTCTGCGGG GAATTGGAGACactttttatcattttcaagCACAAAATAGATGATCAGTCGGTACCAGAGGTGGAGTTTTTGTCTGAAAATGGTTCTGCAAAAAGGATCCCCGGCACTGTGGAGAATGAATATACTATAAGTGTTACTGCACCGG ATATGCCCGCTGGAGTGGTATCGCTCACCATGTACACTGACCAATCCTGTGTCAGCTTAAAGCCTGTTACATATTATACCAATATGGGAGAAGTCAGTCGGTTTGTTGAAAATGCTACTGATCCTGTTAACTTCATCTGCCAG GCCTTCAACTTGACATCCAATGCAACAGAATCACTGGACAACATGCTAACTGACTCGTTAAAATCCAGGATGCCCGAAACTGGTCTTCAGCTGTTTGGAATCAGACAGATTGAAGAAGACAATATGGCAGCAT ATCAGCGTAATGAGGAGCTTCCCACGCTGCTTCATTTTGCTGCTAAGTACGGCCTGAGGAAGCTGACCACCATTCTCCTTCAGTGTCCTGGGGCTCTGCAGGCTTACAGCGTGATGAACAAGTATGGAGACTATCCAAACACGTTGGCAGAGAAGAGCGGCTTCTCAGATCTCAGACAGTTCATGGATGAATTTGTC GAGACAGCAGACATGCTCAAGTCTCACTTTGAGGACTCCATCAACACAGAGGAGAGTGCAGATGTGTATGAGTTGATGTCAACTTCGTCTCAAGACATCATGATGAAGTACTCAGGTTGCCCAGAGGACATATATGAGTCAATGCTGGGGATTGACCCTGACTGTGCAGAGGACCTAT atgaGGTAATGAGTGCGGTAGACGAGAACCCTGAGGAAGCTATGCTTAGGAAGTTCTTCCAAg CAAAACCTAATGCCAGTGTAAACCATGACAAGAACCAGCATCTGAAAACAACTGAAGACAACCATAATGACTTAGATCAAattgaagaagaggaggatccATACAACCTCTGCCCAGAGGATATCTATGATATTGTGGATGAAAATAGTACCTATAACCCAGCAATTCTGAACCGTCCACCAGCCCCCATCCCAAGACCGGAATCTGAGCCTGAGCCTGAAAAGCCTATGACCTACATCTCTAGAG TGTTTTCAGATAAAGATACGTCCCAGACTAGAACGGTGGAAATGGGATATCCTCCAG GTCAGCCTGCGGCGGAGCCCTTCTCTCCTGTTTATGATCCTTATGCTGGGATGAAGACACCTGGACAGAGACAGCTCATATCTCTGCAGGAGAGGGTGAAAGTCGGAGAAATTACTGTGGATGAGGCCGTCCAAGAGTTCAAATCCTGGCAGCTTGACCATGAGCGGAGGGCCAACTCCATACGCTATCAGCAG GAAAATCTGAAGAAATTACGAGACAGCATCACCAGACgtcacaaagacagacagaagacagGAAAGGAGCTTG ATTATGAGATAAGTGCTCCGCTGCAGAGGAATTTATACTGGGGCTCTAGTGTGACATTAGAGTGTTCTGTGTACGAATCGACACCCAGAGTGGTGGCTCCCCCTCCAGCTCCAGCGGCTCATGCTATCCAGAGAGGAACCTGGAAGACTGGTAGCACGTCCAGCACATCTA GTACTGAGAGCAACAGACTCAGCACTCACAGCACCTTTAGCTACAGCAGCGGAACAGAGCCTGACTTTGAG GACACAATAGAAAATGTCCCTCCTCCACCACGACCTCCGAGGCCATCTGATGCTGCATCCCTCACTGCTCCACCGAGGATTCCTCCACGGATCCCAGAAAG TAGGGTGCCAGAGAAGATGCATGAGCGCTACATATCCTGCCCGACGCGAGCACCTCCTCAAAGAcccactcacagacacacaaactcagCACCTCCCATACCTCGCCGCCTGCGGTGA